One genomic window of Polyangium aurulentum includes the following:
- a CDS encoding serine/threonine-protein kinase: MSIDIVRGELERLFSLDEMVALSSELLGFDPAQVGGAASKASFARALTDRCVESDAVDALVDALVATRTELDPRVREMRQKGTSFSEELKAGDTFGAFTVTRKIAEGPRAIVYAATKPGADGATSERTLKVFRRDAATSPRTLHRFVTAVRIAAKVQHEGLPASLEAGIVGGRAYVAYAPIDGQPLGARVARTGALHMNEAREIVRALLGALGALHEARIAHGNIKLENVLVGRDKEGKTRVTLVDVACDRLGGGASGPFGGPALAKALSPEQVRSGLADPQSDIYGFGVMLFELLTGKPPFTGETGLDVALAHLTQPAPAAGATAPKGWVTKETEELVAKLLEKTPSARPKGARALLELVEPPTKAEEEGKKTYSEDELNDLTDMLLADPSDQDAALSLESAVKDGADPHKVAESFVIAAEQVDEGESAGEKIKATETKKHLLFRAARMYETTAKDLEKAEGILAQILELDAEDDVARASLEEVRRSMGKHEELVEMLLERSEKAESPEDRARALNEIGHLYVHELEDNEQGVFAFAQALSILPQNKDYAKDLERSAGNDMKIWAEALQILSTATTSPDMPAESKIALFTLLGRWYSEKIARPDMGVPCFQAVLSADPANDPALEGMAEVYRRAQQWQELCQILQSRADRAPTPAQARDMRSQAAEVLETKLDDSPRARDLYEHIFQEDPSHEKAAEALGRIYQRLEDWAGYAKILERRAEALRGEARVDAICKVAELHENQLDDLGEATRRYEAALELDPQSVTALRGLDRIYNRSGRYKELVHNIERQITIATTPRQKINLYERLAKIHDEQFLDHAQAAAAYEAILQIDPAHEGSLTALMRHYRALERWEDVVSLYDRLLKIVTEDKRRVELLLAMGRVLIDQVGSPERASKAYEKVLEIDPQHGGALESLANVRAATGDAMAALSAVESLAAKATTPETRSDLWIRAAKILEEKGDRDGAIERYKKALDALPGNVTASTSLRAAYLARGDATSAVELIAREIEAAQGNLAKARLYGEMAFLLRDRLKADDRAKEAATKAIDLDPTNMKGLYVAGEIAFSAGRYLEASKHFESLANRVDAMPKDLAVTMLVRYVDALSKSGSAEKALSTVPALLKLAPDAPEAISRSAKVRYDAKQYKESAELYGDLVQRFGEQIGTDDRAEAMLFLGQARLHLGQVEEAVQPLLEAADLLPEAPEPIAALCRLYEAKKDWEEVVRLKTRRLDVVNGDERVSLLLEIGDMLATQLNDRTRAAKSYVAALDERPDDRKILTKLMQLYSEDKDWSKLIEVVLKLASKIDDKRQKAKYLHTAAIVSARQMGDLDKAVEFYDQVLDLDPSLDRALAEAIEVRQEKSDWEGVERLLRIDLEHATERGDNPKVLATMDRLGELYKDKLGSIADAIDAYEAAQSLDHDNQGREEVLAKLYASDPAQYLDKAVSAQGALLRRNPYRPEPYKLLRKLYTDSKRADAAFCLCQALFCMSFAEPDEERFFKRMRSDTAAAAQAPLGEEDWHSRLVHPDADPLLTAVFAVIQPAVLLKNGQPLEALGYQMAYAIDLARHPYPLSQTLFFSAGVLGMELPLCFQNPMDPGGLSFLHARTPSIVLGAAALAAEVPGQMGAFIASRHLTYYRPGLYLRHLVPTGTGLRAWLFAAIKLISPNFPVNKELEGPVKENLAVIESTITGQARDQLASAVTKLLQAGAIDLKKWVAGVDLTADRAGFIVANDLELSQEMIKATDEASSAVPQKERLKELVLFSVSEEYFAIRRQLGINIDS, from the coding sequence ATGTCGATCGATATCGTCCGAGGCGAGCTCGAGCGCCTCTTCTCGCTCGATGAGATGGTGGCACTGTCAAGCGAGCTACTTGGCTTCGACCCGGCACAGGTCGGGGGCGCGGCCTCGAAGGCATCCTTCGCCCGCGCGCTGACCGATCGCTGCGTCGAGTCCGACGCCGTCGACGCGCTCGTCGACGCGCTCGTCGCGACCCGCACCGAGCTCGACCCGCGCGTGCGCGAGATGCGCCAGAAAGGAACGAGCTTCTCCGAGGAGCTCAAGGCCGGCGACACGTTCGGCGCGTTCACCGTGACGCGCAAGATCGCCGAAGGCCCGCGCGCCATCGTCTACGCCGCGACCAAGCCGGGCGCCGACGGCGCGACGAGCGAGCGCACGCTCAAGGTCTTCCGCCGCGACGCCGCCACGAGCCCGCGCACCCTGCACCGCTTCGTCACGGCCGTTCGGATCGCGGCCAAGGTGCAGCACGAAGGTCTGCCGGCCTCGCTCGAAGCAGGCATCGTCGGGGGCAGGGCGTACGTCGCGTACGCGCCCATCGACGGCCAGCCGCTCGGCGCGCGCGTCGCGAGGACGGGCGCGCTGCACATGAACGAGGCGCGCGAGATCGTCCGCGCGCTGCTCGGCGCCCTCGGCGCGCTGCACGAGGCGCGCATCGCGCACGGCAACATCAAGCTCGAGAACGTGCTCGTCGGCCGCGACAAGGAAGGCAAGACGCGCGTCACGCTCGTCGACGTCGCGTGCGACAGGCTGGGCGGCGGCGCGAGCGGCCCCTTCGGCGGCCCCGCGCTCGCCAAGGCGCTCTCCCCCGAGCAGGTGCGAAGCGGCCTCGCCGATCCGCAGAGCGACATCTACGGCTTCGGCGTGATGCTCTTCGAGCTGCTCACGGGCAAGCCTCCGTTCACGGGCGAGACGGGCCTCGACGTGGCCCTCGCGCACCTCACGCAGCCCGCGCCCGCCGCCGGCGCCACCGCGCCCAAGGGCTGGGTCACGAAAGAGACCGAAGAGCTGGTCGCCAAGCTCCTCGAGAAGACCCCGAGCGCACGTCCGAAGGGCGCGCGCGCGCTGCTCGAGCTCGTCGAGCCGCCCACCAAGGCCGAGGAGGAGGGCAAGAAGACCTACTCCGAGGACGAGCTGAACGACCTGACCGACATGCTCCTCGCCGACCCGTCCGATCAGGACGCGGCGCTGTCGCTCGAGAGCGCGGTGAAGGACGGCGCCGACCCGCACAAGGTCGCCGAGTCGTTCGTGATCGCGGCCGAGCAGGTCGACGAGGGCGAGAGCGCAGGCGAGAAGATCAAGGCGACGGAGACGAAGAAGCACCTGCTCTTCCGCGCCGCCCGCATGTACGAGACGACGGCCAAGGACCTCGAGAAGGCCGAGGGCATCCTCGCGCAGATCCTCGAGCTCGACGCCGAGGACGACGTCGCGCGCGCCTCGCTCGAGGAGGTCCGCCGCTCGATGGGCAAGCACGAGGAGCTCGTCGAGATGCTCCTCGAGCGCAGCGAGAAGGCCGAGAGCCCCGAGGACAGGGCGCGCGCGCTGAACGAGATCGGGCACCTGTACGTGCACGAGCTCGAGGACAACGAGCAGGGCGTCTTCGCCTTCGCGCAGGCCCTGTCGATCCTCCCGCAGAACAAGGACTACGCGAAGGACCTCGAGCGCTCGGCGGGCAACGACATGAAGATCTGGGCCGAAGCGCTCCAGATCCTGAGCACGGCGACGACGAGCCCGGACATGCCGGCCGAGTCGAAGATCGCGCTCTTCACGCTCCTCGGCCGCTGGTACTCCGAGAAGATCGCGCGCCCCGACATGGGCGTGCCCTGCTTCCAGGCCGTGCTCTCGGCCGACCCCGCCAACGACCCCGCGCTCGAGGGCATGGCCGAGGTCTACCGCCGCGCGCAGCAGTGGCAGGAGCTCTGCCAGATCCTGCAGAGCCGCGCCGACCGCGCGCCGACGCCCGCGCAAGCGCGCGACATGCGCTCCCAGGCCGCCGAGGTGCTCGAGACGAAGCTCGACGACTCGCCTCGCGCCCGCGATCTCTACGAGCACATCTTCCAGGAAGACCCGAGCCACGAGAAGGCCGCCGAGGCCCTCGGCCGCATCTACCAGCGCCTCGAGGACTGGGCAGGCTACGCCAAGATCCTCGAGCGCCGCGCCGAAGCGCTGCGCGGCGAGGCCCGCGTCGACGCCATCTGCAAGGTCGCCGAGCTGCACGAGAACCAGCTCGACGACCTCGGCGAGGCGACGCGCCGCTACGAGGCCGCGCTCGAGCTCGACCCGCAGAGCGTGACGGCCCTGCGCGGCCTCGATCGCATCTACAACCGGAGCGGCCGCTACAAGGAGCTCGTCCACAACATCGAGCGGCAGATCACGATCGCCACGACGCCGCGGCAGAAGATCAACCTCTACGAGCGCCTCGCCAAGATCCACGACGAGCAGTTCCTCGACCACGCGCAGGCCGCCGCCGCGTACGAGGCGATCCTGCAGATCGATCCGGCCCACGAGGGCTCGCTGACCGCGCTCATGCGCCACTACCGCGCCCTCGAGCGGTGGGAGGACGTGGTCTCGCTCTACGATCGCCTGCTCAAGATCGTCACCGAGGACAAACGCCGCGTCGAGCTGCTCCTCGCGATGGGGCGCGTGCTCATCGATCAGGTCGGCTCGCCCGAGCGCGCCTCGAAGGCGTACGAGAAGGTGCTCGAGATCGATCCGCAGCACGGCGGCGCGCTCGAGTCGCTCGCCAACGTGCGCGCCGCGACCGGCGACGCGATGGCCGCTCTCTCCGCGGTCGAGTCGCTCGCCGCCAAGGCCACCACGCCCGAGACGCGCTCCGACCTGTGGATCCGCGCCGCCAAGATCCTCGAGGAGAAGGGCGATCGCGACGGCGCGATCGAGCGCTACAAGAAGGCCCTCGACGCGCTTCCCGGCAACGTCACGGCGAGCACGTCGCTGCGCGCCGCCTACCTCGCGCGCGGCGACGCGACGAGCGCCGTCGAGCTCATCGCCCGCGAGATCGAGGCCGCGCAAGGCAACCTCGCCAAGGCCCGCCTCTACGGCGAGATGGCCTTCCTGCTGCGCGATCGCCTGAAGGCCGACGACCGCGCCAAGGAGGCCGCGACCAAGGCGATCGATCTCGACCCGACCAACATGAAGGGCCTGTACGTGGCCGGCGAGATCGCGTTCTCCGCCGGTCGCTACCTCGAAGCGAGCAAGCACTTCGAGTCGCTCGCCAACCGCGTCGACGCGATGCCCAAGGACCTCGCGGTCACCATGCTGGTCCGCTACGTCGACGCCCTCAGCAAGAGCGGCTCGGCCGAGAAGGCCCTGTCCACGGTGCCCGCGCTGCTCAAGCTCGCCCCCGACGCCCCCGAGGCCATCAGCCGCTCCGCCAAGGTCCGCTACGACGCCAAGCAGTACAAGGAGAGCGCCGAGCTGTACGGCGACCTCGTCCAGCGCTTCGGCGAGCAAATCGGCACCGACGACCGCGCCGAGGCGATGCTCTTCCTCGGCCAAGCGCGCCTGCACCTCGGCCAGGTCGAAGAGGCCGTGCAGCCGCTCCTCGAGGCCGCCGACCTGCTCCCCGAGGCCCCCGAGCCCATCGCCGCCCTCTGCCGCCTCTACGAGGCCAAGAAGGACTGGGAAGAGGTGGTCCGCCTCAAGACGCGCCGCCTCGACGTGGTGAACGGCGACGAGCGCGTCTCGCTCCTGCTCGAGATCGGCGACATGCTCGCCACGCAGCTCAACGACCGCACCCGCGCCGCCAAGAGCTACGTGGCCGCCCTCGACGAGCGCCCCGACGACCGGAAAATCCTGACCAAGCTGATGCAGCTCTACAGCGAGGACAAGGACTGGTCGAAGCTCATCGAGGTCGTCCTGAAGCTCGCGTCGAAGATCGACGACAAGCGCCAGAAGGCCAAGTACCTGCACACGGCCGCCATCGTGAGCGCCCGCCAGATGGGCGACCTCGACAAGGCCGTCGAGTTCTACGACCAGGTCCTCGATCTCGACCCGTCCCTCGACCGAGCCCTCGCCGAGGCCATCGAGGTCCGGCAGGAAAAGAGCGACTGGGAAGGCGTCGAGCGCCTCCTGCGCATCGACCTCGAGCACGCGACCGAGCGCGGCGACAACCCGAAGGTGCTCGCCACGATGGACCGCCTCGGCGAGCTGTACAAAGACAAGCTCGGCAGCATCGCCGACGCGATCGACGCCTACGAGGCCGCGCAGTCGCTCGACCACGACAACCAGGGCCGCGAGGAGGTCCTCGCCAAGCTCTACGCGAGCGACCCGGCGCAGTACCTCGACAAGGCCGTGTCCGCGCAAGGCGCGCTCTTGCGCCGCAACCCTTACCGCCCCGAGCCCTACAAGCTCCTGCGCAAGCTCTACACGGACTCGAAGCGCGCCGACGCAGCCTTCTGCCTCTGCCAGGCGCTCTTCTGCATGAGCTTCGCCGAGCCCGACGAGGAGCGCTTCTTCAAGCGCATGCGCAGCGACACCGCCGCCGCCGCCCAGGCGCCGCTCGGCGAGGAAGACTGGCATTCGCGCCTCGTCCACCCCGACGCCGACCCGCTGCTCACCGCAGTCTTCGCCGTCATCCAGCCGGCCGTGCTCCTCAAGAACGGCCAGCCCCTCGAGGCACTCGGCTACCAGATGGCCTACGCCATCGACCTGGCCCGCCACCCATACCCGCTCTCCCAGACGCTCTTCTTCTCCGCAGGCGTGCTCGGAATGGAGCTACCCCTCTGCTTCCAGAACCCGATGGACCCGGGCGGCCTGTCGTTCCTGCACGCCCGCACGCCCAGCATCGTCCTCGGCGCCGCCGCCCTGGCCGCCGAGGTCCCCGGCCAGATGGGCGCCTTCATCGCCAGCCGCCACCTGACCTACTACCGCCCCGGCCTGTACCTGCGGCACCTGGTCCCCACCGGCACGGGCCTCCGCGCCTGGCTCTTCGCCGCCATCAAGCTGATCTCGCCGAATTTCCCGGTAAACAAGGAGCTCGAAGGCCCGGTCAAGGAAAACCTGGCCGTCATCGAGTCCACGATCACCGGGCAAGCCCGCGATCAGCTCGCCAGCGCCGTGACGAAGCTGCTGCAAGCCGGCGCCATCGACCTGAAAAAGTGGGTCGCCGGCGTCGACCTGACCGCCGACCGCGCCGGCTTCATCGTCGCCAACGACCTCGAGCTCTCCCAGGAGATGATCAAGGCCACCGACGAAGCCTCCAGCGCCGTCCCGCAAAAAGAGCGCCTCAAAGAGCTCGTCCTCTTCTCCGTCAGCGAAGAATACTTCGCCATCCGCCGCCAACTCGGCATCAACATCGACTCCTAA
- a CDS encoding FtsB family cell division protein, which yields MSKWQEGVVRRLTLLLERVLPVGILVVAVIGAPVMIFSPEGLPRLRGLERELEQVEEESAQLRREIEALRGRVDRLRDDPTAVERIARDNLGLVRQTEVVFQFPTKK from the coding sequence GTGAGCAAATGGCAGGAAGGGGTGGTGCGTAGACTCACCTTGTTGCTCGAACGGGTGCTTCCCGTGGGCATCCTCGTGGTGGCCGTGATCGGGGCGCCGGTGATGATTTTCTCGCCGGAGGGGCTGCCGCGGCTGCGGGGGCTGGAGCGGGAGCTCGAGCAGGTCGAGGAGGAGAGTGCTCAGCTTCGCCGGGAAATCGAGGCTCTTCGGGGCCGCGTCGACCGGCTGCGCGACGATCCCACGGCCGTCGAGCGCATCGCGCGGGACAACCTGGGGCTCGTCCGACAAACGGAGGTGGTCTTCCAGTTCCCGACCAAGAAGTAG
- a CDS encoding acyl-CoA mutase large subunit family protein — translation MKSGERGSDREVFEARLAKAKKAARPREGLLAGPPGSAGVDADDLYDAETLEALGFDPSLHLGLPGMPPFTRGVQPNMYRGRLWTMRQYAGFGTADESNARYHYLLKQGQTGLSVAFDLPTQMGRDSDHALAQGEVGRVGVAIDSLGDMRRLLAGLPLDRISTSMTINATAAILLALYVAVADEAGVPRDALRGTIQNDILKEYVARGTYIYPPRPSLRLISDIFAFAAKDVPHWNTISISGYHMREAGCDAAQEVAFTLADGIAYVQTAVEAGLDVDDFGGQLSFFFNGHNNLLEEVAKFRAARRMWSSIMAERFGAKTERARALKFHCQTAGMTLLAQQPMVNVVRVAIQALAAVLGGCQSLHTNGFDEALGLPTAEAATLALRTQQVIAYESGVSDFVDPLGGSYAVEALTTRIEAAARDYIRRVDELGGMVAAIEQGYVQREIQASAYRYQLEIEEKKRVIVGQNEFVGESAPVPVTKIDPRTEREQAERTRAWRAEHEGPKKSEALGVIDRAAREAKDNLVPPILAAVKAGATVGEISDVLRAVWGEHQETLTI, via the coding sequence ATGAAGAGCGGAGAGCGAGGATCGGATCGCGAGGTGTTCGAGGCGAGGCTCGCGAAGGCGAAGAAGGCGGCGCGTCCGCGCGAGGGGCTGCTCGCGGGGCCGCCGGGATCGGCGGGCGTGGATGCCGACGATCTTTACGACGCGGAGACGCTCGAGGCGCTCGGCTTCGATCCGTCGCTCCATCTCGGCTTGCCGGGCATGCCGCCCTTCACGCGCGGCGTGCAGCCGAACATGTACCGCGGACGCCTGTGGACGATGCGGCAGTACGCCGGGTTCGGCACCGCAGACGAGTCGAACGCGCGCTACCACTACTTGCTCAAGCAGGGGCAAACGGGTCTGTCGGTCGCGTTCGATCTGCCCACGCAGATGGGGCGCGACTCCGATCATGCGCTCGCGCAGGGCGAGGTCGGTCGGGTGGGCGTGGCGATCGACTCGCTCGGCGACATGCGGCGCCTGCTTGCGGGGTTGCCGCTCGATCGGATCTCGACGTCGATGACCATCAACGCGACGGCGGCGATCCTGCTCGCGCTCTACGTCGCGGTCGCGGACGAGGCGGGCGTGCCGCGCGACGCGCTGCGCGGGACGATCCAGAACGACATCTTGAAGGAGTACGTGGCGCGCGGGACGTACATCTACCCGCCGCGCCCGTCGTTGCGGCTGATCAGCGACATCTTCGCGTTCGCGGCGAAGGACGTGCCGCACTGGAACACGATCTCGATCAGCGGCTACCACATGCGCGAGGCTGGCTGCGACGCGGCGCAGGAGGTGGCGTTCACGCTCGCGGACGGGATCGCGTACGTGCAAACGGCGGTGGAGGCTGGGCTCGACGTCGACGACTTCGGCGGGCAGCTCTCGTTCTTCTTCAACGGGCACAACAACCTGCTCGAGGAGGTCGCGAAGTTCCGCGCGGCGCGGCGCATGTGGTCGTCGATCATGGCCGAGCGGTTCGGGGCGAAGACGGAGCGGGCGCGGGCGCTCAAGTTCCACTGTCAGACGGCGGGGATGACGCTGCTCGCGCAGCAGCCGATGGTGAACGTCGTGCGCGTGGCGATCCAGGCGCTCGCGGCGGTGCTCGGTGGCTGCCAGTCGCTGCACACGAACGGCTTCGACGAGGCGCTCGGGCTGCCGACGGCGGAGGCGGCGACGCTCGCGTTGCGGACGCAGCAGGTGATCGCGTACGAGTCGGGTGTGTCGGACTTCGTCGATCCGCTCGGCGGCAGCTACGCGGTCGAGGCGCTGACGACGCGGATCGAGGCGGCGGCGCGCGATTACATCCGGCGTGTCGACGAGCTTGGCGGGATGGTGGCCGCGATCGAGCAAGGGTACGTGCAGCGTGAGATCCAGGCGTCGGCGTATCGCTACCAGCTCGAGATCGAGGAGAAGAAGCGCGTCATCGTCGGGCAGAACGAGTTCGTCGGCGAGAGTGCGCCCGTGCCCGTGACGAAGATCGATCCGCGCACCGAGCGTGAGCAGGCCGAGCGCACGCGTGCGTGGCGTGCCGAGCACGAGGGGCCGAAGAAGAGTGAGGCGCTGGGCGTGATCGACCGTGCTGCGCGCGAGGCCAAGGACAACCTCGTGCCGCCGATCCTTGCGGCCGTGAAGGCGGGCGCGACGGTGGGCGAGATCAGCGACGTGCTGCGCGCCGTATGGGGCGAGCATCAGGAAACGCTGACGATCTGA
- a CDS encoding sigma 54-interacting transcriptional regulator, which produces MTESAGPKLPATEIAPRQARPGGGVARLVVTQGPGAGKTLLVTRARGTVGRHQTNDLVLPDPRVSATHLELERRPEGRVLVRDLGTTNGTWLGPHRITEAELGPGALIRIGDSSVRVEVDDRAEPERGFEDYRFGGLIGVSAEMRELFASLERVAPSQLTVLAQGETGTGKEELARAIHKHSPRRDGPFVVLDAATIPPTLAESVLFGHERGAFTGADARHVGTFERAHGGTLFIDEIGELPMDLQPKLLRVLESRTFSRVGGHELIPIDIRLIAATHRDLRAEIEAHRFREDLYFRLAEARVFLPPLRARPADIPLLARHFLDELSTSERPLSITEEALKSLQTRKWPGNVRELRNVIARAAALCQDGVISENDLAGEGFGFRGSEAEREPLDLAGTFAEAKSRAVDRFERAYLDALLRRCGGNLSKASRQADLARNHLRALLKKRGLYDPGDT; this is translated from the coding sequence GTGACCGAATCCGCAGGACCCAAGCTCCCCGCGACCGAGATTGCCCCTCGTCAAGCGCGCCCCGGCGGCGGCGTCGCGCGCCTCGTCGTCACGCAGGGCCCCGGCGCCGGCAAGACGCTGCTCGTGACGCGCGCGCGCGGCACCGTCGGCCGACACCAGACCAACGATCTGGTTCTGCCCGACCCGCGCGTCTCCGCCACGCACCTCGAACTCGAGCGCAGGCCCGAAGGCCGCGTGCTCGTGCGCGACCTCGGCACGACCAACGGCACCTGGCTCGGCCCGCACCGCATCACCGAGGCCGAGCTCGGCCCGGGCGCGCTCATCCGCATCGGCGACAGCTCCGTGCGCGTCGAGGTCGACGACCGCGCCGAGCCCGAGCGCGGCTTCGAGGACTACCGCTTCGGCGGCCTCATCGGCGTGTCGGCCGAGATGCGCGAGCTGTTCGCGAGCCTCGAGCGCGTCGCGCCGAGCCAGCTCACGGTGCTCGCGCAAGGCGAGACCGGCACGGGCAAAGAGGAGCTCGCGCGCGCCATCCACAAGCACTCCCCGCGCCGCGACGGCCCCTTCGTCGTGCTCGACGCCGCCACGATCCCGCCGACGCTCGCCGAGAGCGTGCTGTTCGGCCACGAGCGCGGCGCCTTCACGGGCGCAGACGCGCGACACGTGGGCACGTTCGAGCGCGCGCACGGCGGCACGCTCTTCATCGACGAGATCGGCGAGCTGCCGATGGACCTGCAACCGAAGCTCCTGCGCGTGCTCGAGAGCCGCACGTTCTCGCGCGTGGGCGGCCACGAGCTCATCCCGATCGACATCCGCCTGATCGCCGCGACGCACCGCGACCTGCGCGCCGAGATCGAGGCGCACCGCTTCCGCGAGGACCTCTACTTCCGCCTCGCCGAGGCGCGCGTCTTCCTGCCGCCGCTCAGGGCGCGCCCGGCAGACATCCCGCTGCTCGCGCGCCACTTCCTCGACGAGCTGTCCACCTCCGAGCGCCCGCTCAGCATCACGGAAGAGGCGCTCAAGAGCCTGCAGACGCGCAAGTGGCCGGGCAACGTGCGCGAGCTGCGCAACGTGATCGCGCGCGCGGCGGCGCTCTGCCAGGACGGCGTGATCAGCGAGAACGATCTCGCCGGCGAGGGCTTCGGCTTCCGCGGCAGCGAGGCCGAGCGCGAGCCGCTCGATCTCGCAGGCACCTTCGCCGAGGCCAAGTCGCGCGCCGTCGACCGCTTCGAGCGCGCCTACCTCGACGCGCTCCTGCGCCGCTGCGGCGGCAACCTCTCCAAGGCCTCGCGCCAGGCCGACCTCGCGCGAAACCACCTGCGCGCTCTGTTGAAGAAGCGCGGGCTGTACGACCCCGGCGATACCTGA
- a CDS encoding serine/threonine-protein kinase, producing MEIGRLLAERYELVRPLAEGATSTVWVARDRLGDGEVAVKSISLDAAGWRAEVRDRFMKEARLLALSRHEHLVGVRDVGETDDGFLYLVLELLEGETLADRIGREGSIPWQDAGSIALAITRGVAALHRTGVVHRDLKPANIVLHRTPSGPVPKIIDLGISKVRAAAADPELCATLTATGQVLGTPQYMSYEQALGERDVDARSDVWALGVILYEMLAGRRPFEAPNVNAVLAAIRRREETPLAEVNGDVPAPLVEIVDRCLRTERAERFKDAIELEDALLTALARSAAGVTDKPAAAPSPPAKSSLAPAPAKKSLPPPPAPPPAPHRANGLRRSHVVVGGLVALAAAAAVVASGIGSDNSPTPRPADAPAANDAPPPPPPPPPAVVPDTTASRGDTNGAPTTPTAGGGDTRPPQTAPSPSPAATPRPVQKGKGRVTGVDGPGF from the coding sequence GTGGAGATCGGTCGGCTCCTCGCTGAGCGCTACGAGCTCGTCCGCCCCCTCGCGGAGGGCGCGACGAGCACCGTGTGGGTCGCCCGCGATCGCCTCGGAGACGGCGAGGTCGCGGTCAAGTCGATCTCGCTCGACGCGGCCGGCTGGCGCGCCGAGGTGCGCGACAGGTTCATGAAGGAGGCGCGGCTGCTCGCTCTGAGCCGCCACGAGCACCTGGTCGGCGTGCGCGACGTCGGCGAGACGGACGACGGCTTTCTCTACCTCGTCCTCGAGCTGCTCGAAGGCGAGACGCTCGCCGACCGCATCGGCCGCGAGGGCTCGATCCCGTGGCAGGACGCGGGCTCCATCGCGCTCGCCATCACGCGCGGCGTCGCCGCACTGCACAGGACCGGCGTCGTCCACCGCGACCTGAAGCCCGCGAACATCGTCCTGCACCGCACGCCCTCCGGCCCCGTGCCGAAGATCATCGATCTCGGCATCAGCAAGGTGCGCGCAGCGGCGGCCGATCCCGAGCTCTGCGCCACGCTCACCGCGACGGGGCAGGTGCTCGGCACGCCGCAGTACATGAGCTACGAGCAGGCCCTCGGAGAGCGAGACGTCGACGCGCGCAGCGACGTCTGGGCCCTCGGCGTGATCCTCTACGAGATGCTCGCGGGCCGAAGGCCCTTCGAGGCGCCCAACGTGAACGCGGTGCTCGCCGCCATCCGGCGCAGGGAAGAGACCCCGCTCGCCGAGGTGAACGGGGACGTGCCCGCGCCGCTCGTGGAGATCGTCGACCGCTGCCTGCGCACCGAGCGCGCCGAGCGCTTCAAGGACGCGATCGAGCTCGAGGACGCGCTGCTCACCGCGCTTGCCCGCTCGGCCGCAGGCGTCACTGACAAGCCAGCAGCCGCGCCGAGCCCGCCCGCGAAGAGCTCGCTTGCACCCGCGCCCGCGAAGAAGAGCCTGCCGCCGCCGCCCGCGCCTCCACCTGCACCTCACCGAGCGAACGGCCTGCGGCGCAGTCACGTCGTCGTGGGCGGCCTCGTGGCGCTCGCCGCCGCAGCCGCCGTGGTCGCCTCGGGCATCGGGAGCGACAATTCCCCGACGCCCCGGCCCGCTGACGCGCCGGCCGCGAACGACGCGCCGCCGCCCCCCCCGCCGCCGCCTCCGGCCGTCGTGCCCGACACGACCGCCTCGCGCGGTGACACGAATGGCGCGCCGACGACACCGACGGCTGGCGGAGGCGACACCAGGCCGCCTCAGACCGCCCCCTCGCCCTCGCCTGCCGCGACGCCTCGCCCGGTCCAGAAGGGGAAGGGGCGCGTGACCGGGGTCGACGGCCCCGGTTTTTAG